The Penaeus vannamei isolate JL-2024 chromosome 15, ASM4276789v1, whole genome shotgun sequence genomic interval CTATTAATTTAactttttaataatatttatgtatcttttttatatctttaaagCATAATATCCATGATTTGGTTTTTAAcactttacttattattatctatttttacgaACAAGACACATTAATTATTGTTAGATTTTCAAACACTTTAATCCCACAAGGCATTCGCCACAAAGGACCTCAGCTATTGCATATAATCTTAAATAATCAATCAGTCAATATCAAAATTTAAGTAAAACGCATCCCCACACTCACCAGTGAACGAAAGCCCTCTTGGCATACATAAGGTCGAACTTGTGGTCGAGACGTGCCCAGGCCTCAGCGATGGCGGTGGTGTTGGACAGCATGCAGACTGCGCGAGCTACTTTAGCGAGGTCACCGCCGGGCACCACTGTAGGAGGCTGGTAGTTAATGCCCACCTGGAAAAGGAGGATAAATTAGAATGATGGAGTATGGGGGAGTTGGGACTGAATGGGTATGCTCTCTTGTTGGGGTTATTTGGTTCTTGGTGGGAGGCAGTGGTGAGGTTTTGAAGCACGGGAGAAAAGTCTTGGATAATATAAAGCAGTATCCCCTGATAATGTCGTGAGTTACCAAAGAAAACGTAGCCTGTAGAGAGTAGAGCCCtaactaatatatttatatatattgataataatgttaattattaatTAGATATACATTTCATTGCAGTATCAGTAATTCTTTAGGAATACATTTCACTGATATATTATTGTCACTAGATACAAACATAACCACCTTCCTCCCGATATAAAAAGAAACTATAATCACTAGAATAACCAAGAAAACTAACATAACCAACACCGCATACCTTGAATCCTGTAGGGCACCAGTCCACAAACTGGATGGTCCTCTTGGTCTTAATGGCGGCAATGGCAGCGTTCACGTCCTTGGGTACAACATCACCTCGGTACAGGAGACAGCAGGCCATGTACTTGCCGTGGCGTGGGTCGCATTTCACCatctgggagggagaaggaattaatgtttttgttgtggttttctattttctttctcttttggtcaGGAGAAGGAAGTTTTGTTGAAGACCAAATAGGTAAAGGAATTAGTAGGTAAgaaagaagtgttttttttttcatctatggaAAGGTTAATTTGATGATATGAAGTATTTTCTCGCCGAAGTCAAGTTATCTACAGATTGTAAGTAGTCAGCAGaccagacttcggcgaggctgtttAGGGATCCCAgaacagagaagactagtgtgaacTTAGCTTAACCATCcgtcactccctccatccctctctcctccccttctcacaccttacccctccccctcccatcccaacccctcccacaccctcttcacccctcccccctcttcacccctccccccactctccatccctccaataccctcttcacccctccccccactctccacccctccccactctccatccGTCCAacaccctcttcacccctcctcccccctctcccccccttctcccccactctccatccctccaacaccctccaacaccctctccacccctcccccacctgattAGCAGGCTCGAAGCAGGCGTTGGTGATCTCGGCGACGGAAAGCTGCTCGTGGTAAGCCTTTTCAGCAGAGATGACGGGGGCGTAGGTGACCAGGGGGAAGTGGATCCTGGGGTAGGGCACCAGGTTGGTCTGGAACTCCGTCAGGTCCACGTTCAGGGCGCCGTCGAACCTGCGTGAGGGGCGGGCATGTAAGAAGCGGGGAAGTCGTGGGGTAGtctatgagtgtgcgtgtgtgttgtgttgtgggagtgtgtgtgtgtgtgtgtgtgtgtgtgtgtgtgtgtgtgtgtgtgtgtgtgtgtgtgtgtgtgtgtgtgtgtgtgtgtaactgtgtgtgtaactgtgtgtgtaactgtgtgtgtaactgtgtgtgtgtgtgtgtgtgtgtgtgtgtgtgtgtgtgtgtgtgtgtgtgtgtgtgtgtgtgtgtgtgtgtgtgtgtgtgtgtgtgtgtgtgtctgtctgtcgcgtgtatgtgtgttcgtgtgtgtaactgtgtgtgagtgagtgatttgcAATCTATAATTTATTGTTGGTCTTTTTGCCTTAAAAAAACGGGAGTCCTCAGTAAGGAattcttttaaataataattatctgtTTTGCTACTGAGCCAAACgaacttaaaaataaaaaaggcaatCTCTAATTCTGACTTATTCATTGAGATCCCAGCTATACGATCATTTTTTAGCAAATTAAAAGTAGAAAAGCGCGAAATTACGAAAcacagaaagggaaataagaagagaaacataaagggaaggaatagaaagaataaagaagtcAAATACATAGacttaaaagaaaataagaaggaaaaaagagcaaGGACACGGaactaaataaacacatatatgaacaaactaataaaaatcgaaacagaaaacggagagacAGTACACGTAGAAAAGAAAACGTCGATACTATACACgaagaacagaaaacggagacaCACTACacgaataaaacagaaaacgggaagataggAGATAGAAAACGGAACATTCCGACCAGACTCGCCACCTGAGAGAAGCGGTAATTGACGACACGATCTGACCAATCAGTCGGTTCAGGTTAGTGTAAGTGGGACGTTCGATGTCCAGGTTCCTGCGGCAGATGTCGTAGATGGCTTCGTTGTCGACCATGAAGGCGCAGTCAGAGTGCTCCAGGGTGGTGTGGGTTGTCAGGATGGAGTTGTAGGGCTCCACGACGGCGGTGGCGACCtggtcaagggagagagagagaaggattagtcaagtttgggagagaggaagaggtgttggatgaaaagggagagacaaaaaaataaatgaagggagagggaaaatagataaagtacgggagagggaaaataaataaagtacgggagaggggaaataaataaagtaagggagagggaaaataaataaagtaagggagagggaaaataaataaaatacgagagggaaaataaataaagtacggggaagcgaaaataaataaaatacgggAGAGGGCAAAATAAATCAAGTgatggagagaggtagaagagactGGACGAtaattgagggaaagagagaaagatgaatcaagtgaaagagggagaaagtatgatccatcagtgagggagagaggcaaggaaattggtcgataagggagggagagaggaaaaagaaatgaaatgagggagagaggcaaatataggtcgaaaagagagggaaagagccaaAAATAGttcgaaaagaaagggagagacagaaatagatcgaaaagagagggaaagagccagAAATAGttcgaaaagaaagggaaagagacagaaatagatcgaaaagagagggagagaggcagagataagccgaaaagaaagggagagagacagaaatagttcgaaaagaaagggaaagagacaaaaatagatcgaaaagagagggagagaggcagagataagccgaaaagaaagggagagaggcaaatataggacgaaaagaaagggaaagagccaGAAATAGttcgaaaagaaagggaaagaggcagagatagataaaaaaaaagtgagggagagaaaataaatcaaataagggagagagagacagagtgagaaatttTAATCCGAACGAAAAAGGTGACAAACAACACACGAATTTAAAAATCTCGAGAATATTTACGGCAAATTAAAGAAGTAATGTAATTGATTTCATTCCATTTTTAGCTTCAAGACTTTCCCCCACCCCGCCTTCGGAGTGAATTCGAAACCCAAAAGTTAAATACATATCTCAggctaaaataagaaaattatattgattaCGTGACCTAAAAATGAACTTTGGCGTGTTCGTCTAACCTTCATTTTCCTGAATTAATCtggtctattattattattattattatttctttttttttattattagtatttttttacaTCTGTTTCTAGACCCAAATTTTAAAGAAAGATTTTGTACTTagagaaaatagttatgatagtgtCAATActgagaaatgtttttttttttttttacttgtaattattgttttggtATAACTGCTGTTGATGGTAGTTCCGGTAGTggtatttatcgttatcattacactTATCGTTTATCCTATTATTCTGAACCCTTTCGATACTCCACTTCCTACACCTGGACCTCGACCTACGTTCAATACCCTCTTCACTCCATCCTTCtgacattctcctccctccctccctccctccctccgtcccgccatcccatcttcctcctttcctctctccctccttctctccacccaaccccaccctaacccttccttcttccttcctccctcccacctttccctcccctcccctccctccctctctccttcccttccatctaacccaaccccatccttccctccctccttcacctcccctccctccctccctccctccctctctcccttccctccttccctccctccctcgctccttccctcccacccttccctccttccctccctccctccctcctcgctcctccccacccaacccccgtgTTTCAAACCGTACCTGAGGCGCGGGGTAGATGGCGAACTCCAGCTTGCTCTTCTTGCCGTAGTCGACCGAGAGCCTCTCCATGAGCAGGGAGGTGAAGCCGGAGCCAGTGCCACCGCCGAACGAGTGGAAGATCAGGAAGCCTTGGAGACCTGTGGGCGGGAGGATGGGCGTGAGTGGGCGGGAGGATGGgcgtgagtgggtgagggaggggggggggatggaaggatgtAGGagtgggagataaatagataggagtagttagatagatagagagatggacaaagagggaggagaggaggtagggagaatgagaaggagaagaaaaacgagagagagagaggaagaaagattaagagagacagagagagagagagagagagagagagagagagagagagagagagagagagagagagagagagagagagagagagagagcaagaaaaaagagagacagagacaaagaaaacgagagaaaaagaatgaaagaaagagagggagagtccaAATGCACAGGtgtgagagagatgtataagtcAGCAATCAGCAGGTATGGCTCACAAATTAGAAGTTAAAATAACGAGTTTTTTTAAAAGGGTGATTCTCGATGACTCACAGGAGTGTCCCGAATTCACGAGTCATGAGTCATGAGTCGAGCAGTGACTCATGAGTAAACGGGGAATCGAATTTTACCCTAAGAAATTGCAACGGCGGAAGTGGATCGACAAGAGGCTTAATTGCGGAAAATTGCACAGGGCGACGGAATAAATGCGAGGGTCGGTTGATGAGTGGAAGAGGCCCCTTGTGTTCACGGGCCATTAGCAAAACCAGCTTGGGATTGCTGTCCTTCTTGGCGAATTGGGTTACAGGATTTCAGGGCGTGCTGGATtcgagatggtgggagggaagggacaggaagagagagagagatatggagaaggaaggaaggagaagggagaggggaggggagggaggatggtatgaaggaaggagggagaggggagagaggaaggtgagaggagagggaggaaggaaagagggaaggatgaagagagagagttaaagaaggaaagagagaaagagaggaaaggaggaggagagacggttagaaggaaacagagagagagagagagagagaggtggggggtagagaagaccggagagagagagagagtaggaagagaaagaggaaaggaagaaaacgcacagatacacacatacagacaaaggatccaagaaagacaaagaactaTACCAcaatgaatgagaataaaagacagaaaaaataacgccaatgaaaaataaataattcactACAACGCGCGTCCTCTTACCTGTGCACTGGTCGGCCAACTTTCGCACCTTCTCGAGTACCACATCGACAATCTCCTTGCCAATGGTATAGTGACCGCGGGCATAGTTGTTGGCTGCGTCCTCTTTGCCTGTGATCAGCTGTTCGGGGTGGAAGAGGGCGCGGTAGGTGCCCGTTCGCACCTCGTctggaaaaggtggaagagagggggccaagttaggggaagggggcgttaggaggagggggcgagaggggggcgaggggggcttCTGAAgtggttttggtttttggtttggtttggtttggttaggaaGTTTGATCTCTTCAAAGgcttaataccattattattattattaactacaatgatagtagtagttgtaatgatgaaatgGTAAAATCCGTTGCCGTTTGATCTCTTTAAGGACTAAATACCATCGTTATAATTAGTTGTTATAATGGCAGCAGTAGTTGTAATGTTGAAATGGTAAAATCCGTTGCCGTTTGTCCACaacgaggcaaaaaaaaaaaaaaaaaaaaaaaaaaaaacagacgcccatatcaacaacaacaaaaacacacaaaagccaCAACATTCCCAAGACAGCGGctcttctcctccccaacccaccgATGACCGAGGGCTCCAAGTCGACGAAGACAGCCCTAGGCACGTGCTTCCCGGACCCGGTTTCGCTGAAGAAGGTGTTGAAGGAGTCGTCGCCGCTGCCCACGGTCTTGTCGGAGGGCATCTGGCCGTCGGGCTGGATGCCATGCTCGAGGCAGTATAGTTCCCAGCAGGCGTTGCCGATCTGGACGCCGGCCTGGCCCACGTGGATGCTGATGCACTCgcgctggggagggaggaggaggggggggggctgtaatgggggttgcaataatgatgatgataatggtaatgatgatgataatgaggggggGGACTGTAATggggtagcaataataatgatgataatggtaatgatagcgctggggagggaggaggagggggggggactgtAATGGgggttgcaataataatgatgataatgataatgatgatgataatgaggggggGGGACTGTAATGGgggttgcaataatgatgatgataatggtaatgatagcgctggggagggaggaggagggggggactgTAATggggtagcaataataatgatgataatggtaatgatagcgctggagaaggaggaggagggggggggggactgtaatgggggtggcaataatgatgatgataatggtaatgatagcgctggggagggaggaggagggggggactgTAATggggtagcaataataatgatgataatggtaatgatagcgctggagaaggaggaggagggggggggactgtAATGGgggtggcaataatgatgatgataatggtaatgatagcgctggggagggaggaggaggggggactgtAATggggtagcaataataatgatgataatggtaatgatagcgctggagaaggaggaggaggggggggggactgtaatgggggtggcaataatgatgatgataatggtaatgatagcgctggggagggaggaggagggggggactgTAATggggtagcaataataatgatgataatgataatgatagcgctggggagggaggaggagggggggggctgtaatgggggtagcaataatgataatgataatgatgatgatgatgagggggggggactgTAATGGGggttgcaataattataatgataatgatgatgataatgagggggggggggactgtaatgggggtagcaataatgatgatgataatggagaatgATAAACGTATGAATAATGATGGTAGAGAATgttaatagatatatgaataatgatcgtagagaatgataataaaaatatagataatgataatggaacgggggttgcaataatgataatgataatggaggatgatgataaaagtatgaataatgatggtagagaatgttaatagaaatatgaataatgatcgtagagaatgataataaaaatataaataatgataatggaacgggggtagcaataataatgatgataatggagaatgatgataaacgtgtaaataatgatggtagagaatgataataaaaatatgaataatggtagaatgataataaaagcataaATAATGATggttgagaatgataataaaagtataaacaatgatgatggtaaaataataaaagtaccaataacgataataacagttatgataatctaTAAGCCGCTGATTAATTAACGTGTAGGGCAGGAAAGACAGGAAAGGTGTGTCATCCCATGCCATTTAACAGTACAAATACACACCAAGATAAATATCTAGAGAGATTCTGTGAAATAGTCGCATGCAACACAATCGAGATATGCGGCCTGTTTgtcaaaattgtgccaggcccgacccaacgaatatccatataaacagacccatatataaaaataaatgcatatctatctttttatcaaatatatatacatttatttttctatctgtacggtataaatgcatgtctagactgatagatatgcatttatttctatgtgcatgtctgtgtagtGAAAATCTATTAGGTCGCgcttggcacaattttaacaaaccggtcgacAATCGCGTGTTTATCGAGCGACAGTCCGGAGACACTAGAGAGGGCGACACTGTGTAGTAGCAACAGTTTCTAGGCGTTTCTGTCTTCCTTCTGTCGCGCGCCTGGCTCTTTTTAGGCCAAAGACTAAATACAAAAGATAGGAAAGCGTAGCAAAAGTCTGGGAGCTCCAGCGGTTGGCGGATAGTGTGGTATCTGaaaaatagatggcgctgtacGGAGTTTGGGACCGCGCCTTTTTTTAAACGGTGGGATAC includes:
- the LOC113816410 gene encoding tubulin alpha-1D chain isoform X2, with product MRECISIHVGQAGVQIGNACWELYCLEHGIQPDGQMPSDKTVGSGDDSFNTFFSETGSGKHVPRAVFVDLEPSVIDEVRTGTYRALFHPEQLITGKEDAANNYARGHYTIGKEIVDVVLEKVRKLADQCTGLQGFLIFHSFGGGTGSGFTSLLMERLSVDYGKKSKLEFAIYPAPQVATAVVEPYNSILTTHTTLEHSDCAFMVDNEAIYDICRRNLDIERPTYTNLNRLIGQIVSSITASLRFDGALNVDLTEFQTNLVPYPRIHFPLVTYAPVISAEKAYHEQLSVAEITNACFEPANQMVKCDPRHGKYMACCLLYRGDVVPKDVNAAIAAIKTKRTIQFVDWCPTGFKVGINYQPPTVVPGGDLAKVARAVCMLSNTTAIAEAWARLDHKFDLMYAKRAFVHWYVGEGMEEGEFSEAREDLAALEKDYEEVGLDSAEGEGEEEEGQEY
- the LOC113816410 gene encoding tubulin alpha-1D chain isoform X1, whose product is MRECISIHVGQAGVQIGNACWELYCLEHGIQPDGQMPSDKTVGSGDDSFNTFFSETGSGKHVPRAVFVDLEPSVIDEVRTGTYRALFHPEQLITGKEDAANNYARGHYTIGKEIVDVVLEKVRKLADQCTGLQGFLIFHSFGGGTGSGFTSLLMERLSVDYGKKSKLEFAIYPAPQVATAVVEPYNSILTTHTTLEHSDCAFMVDNEAIYDICRRNLDIERPTYTNLNRLIGQIVSSITASLRWFDGALNVDLTEFQTNLVPYPRIHFPLVTYAPVISAEKAYHEQLSVAEITNACFEPANQMVKCDPRHGKYMACCLLYRGDVVPKDVNAAIAAIKTKRTIQFVDWCPTGFKVGINYQPPTVVPGGDLAKVARAVCMLSNTTAIAEAWARLDHKFDLMYAKRAFVHWYVGEGMEEGEFSEAREDLAALEKDYEEVGLDSAEGEGEEEEGQEY